From the genome of Lawsonella clevelandensis, one region includes:
- a CDS encoding non-ribosomal peptide synthetase: MSNLGDNSAQLYASNPLVSPLWEKTQQTPNDIALRFITGTTPDDVDEWTWAEFLHGISTAQADLRAAGITAGDRVMMILPASADYLLTFWALITIGAQPVSVPVTPEAPLAAGIPTLRHIAANCGPAALLTTPAKQQELVTHQQSDTTLLPGLTVLTPHYQRPTHPHLPASLDDLAPHPVGPDTVVYVQYSSGSTGKPKGVLDTYRCILWQLDVMRITWNSDTPPVSISWLPLHHDMGIVWGIFDILCLGGCAGYIPTALFAKNPTIWVNAMSTYKCGMTAAPDTMWRTICGLYQDPARRAGLDFSSLRLAVDGSEPVNTTTQPLLAATFGECGWTSTTLTPMYGLAEGGLAMSGHPGPREAVCVHFDAPTAARGQIVPADLNPNDPAQRTLYSVGDNFFGGDMRIVNPDTCQVLGDCQVGEVWFRGDVAAGYLGNPALTDATFHARTADDDGPYLRTGDYGFLCDGNLYISGRLSNTIIVGGENYFPSDIEELVATANLGFTTAQCCATQPDIDGPWYLVMGEAADIDTLDRTAYSGLLSRAIARSIGKQPATVLWTDNALPRTSSGKIARGEVAQLALQILAKQQGDSSTAHYANAGGRGTSGASNGSDDGAEGADSEDPDGEAGSRNSAAAAATDLTQHPVVVQLADQLSCPPDAVDLRADVSELGLTSLAVNEFLSWAGHTGHTLDPVEVWENPTVGAWMDLYDLAAAATAQQGDAADGTQGGDAANTSAGTATTSITRPDGAANAAPDAAISTPTDLQKSYLVGADPSQPWGGIDCLAYAEFQPNLGTLTPADFYAALREAVTLVDQEPALHTALPTTETTCYADRPAPDVAVIDLTGVAADQLAAAREELRHVYLHRHFDTPQGENWALAVSTLPDGTTTVHVALSLIAADIVGVGEILARLDAALQGDTERAFPPHAHHTATGRAAAERAGTHHPAGSITSDAAGTTPNPAAAPIPARGLPLPPDVPTLDTGSTHPNPQVTRFTHAFTTPQWQALSATARTLGTTPAGITLACYDAILRRWSSRDDFLVTLTTINAPQPGHVAERTIAVAHRAHCTLGGPWADTLVAVRTDLRAGIANPTPLGVELRHALASPAGHTGLSPFIFTYSADRPLLAEPLSVLGAPTELRSTTPQVLIDCQVVNVSGHVTLSCDIRTDGIRADVAAQMFQALVDLITLQCAGHPQQLAQRPLIDLIPLPAATRTQREAANSSAPVTTSSLLYTPFRENVQKQPKAVAVVWAPEDQPADKTAGDPLGYNRRGYLTYQELDCMARRLAAKLIPLTRPNQVIGIQLPKGPCQVIATLGVLYAGCTYLPIGLHQPEERLRAIANSAGMEIVLRREDMAELISDELGGRPRPTCHQAIPRVVEANELAYIIYTSGSTGTPKGVAIRHYSALNTCLDVNARNQVTAKDNCLAISALEFDLSVYDIFGMLAAGGTIVCIGDESRRDAFRWADLVKRFRVTIWNTVPGLGEMLYAAALGSQLPSLRRFYFSGDWIAMDLPKRLATISPDATCISMGGATEGSIWSNEYVVTDVDFPADWTSIPYGGPLTGQKYRVVNPNVPGFPDQPDYVPGELWIGGAGVAAGYFGQPELTAERYPMDEQGEHWYRTGDLGEYHTDGLIFFVGRMDTQVKIRGHRVECGEVEHACRALTGVETAIVVPIRKNSALGAVLVTGATGAKPGSEPGSADGAAAVAAEVQLADPAHLRAQLATKLPDYMVPAVVMPRESLPHTPNGKIDRRLLATELESYQHEQATGHKGAAAATETPIAGATSAPTVGTAGATVSATAARADGSTIAAENTPGVVGVPQLDSFEQQVVNAWAAVLGEEPEVLATQLAAERAGTQPVNFFALGGDSLAATTVATSLVQAGCQVTVADLFAAPTLEAFIVRARGKLTATPTATQDAAPAAASAVAPAAPTTVAPTAVSEPAAPTATPLSGTSFPLTSLQQAYALGADGVRGITCTTPAVGVIISSGDGSALDPQRFATLIAELTAAWEPLRCVRSGDNEQAVVDAATVPAAAPVLTLRAPTGADLTTDSGVEAALAALRAELSGQRIPLDAVPMVQVVAVEGLTTHVGLSMNYLGLDARSIGVLFNTILDRYEGAADTFPVDPSAQPFYEYVQRELAAGTVGYSADHATGYSADARPQQLPPAPSLPVTTKKWTATSDARFSSLHTQLSVADTRALQTAAAHAGVTVSAVVLQAYGAVIAASSGLDVCGISVPISQRPSTNTAQQGSREVLGNFTELALCTLGTESSVTDVHRTLGHIGDGTLPNSRDIARAGRAAYPVVFTSTTGVAALHRSGTLTPSWVLTRTPGVQLDCQVSMVGDQLELRWDYPVEYVHAQRLHHLFTRFVDQVTAFSADPAPNELDTELADLAQQLATSQPPSPQQIMAAALEHLDTHTEGIQHTPSRTPLPQYVPLVELWRNRVQDVDVAQAPLTADARRTGTWLADALCGGFDATDIIGHPVLSPQALLVHDPAAASIVTDIAHLLAQKAEQLGRPVSVVELGSGTGLVRTLIERELTPTGAAGASVDVSWQSVERDAHWRKSATTHNEMPLEALSDIPADVVLAVGSLHRDPRLVRDVAQVPTLREAEVVVVETTELSDAALVSAAVIDPTLLESAATVLQNAGQWWMNLTTAGWQPYAMSTPASYICVLQGKREEATAAELCPLHADTAAGSGLPEPELSPEELAAARTVLEAWHSVLPDAASLQVENPANLSADFFALGGDSLAATRVLQQLKQAGYQTLRLVDLFNTPELSELAVLLSKMERVTVDTDGDGAADDSHPATHPLTGVQQAYLAGRSDAHILGGVASHCYYEFTTTSLDRTAFAQAITTVVDAHDELRALIVDGQATIQPATPAHILTTVEDPRAATEAETPDPTQQVGMVVRLSPADVPGPVTISIGMDNLILDGASMMLVLQEIDATYRELAAGQPASLPQESLSFGAYLATHQEALDPADITDPAAAHRVAEARAYWSSEVATLPAAPQIAERAQVVAIREPKIDRVSADVPAELWAAAQQAAKQSRVTAASLVLAAYAVELGQWSGSSDFTVNVTLFDRDMSVPGVNRVVGDFTSLTPVACRVLPGDSLAKVARAIQQTLASVRDYDAAGALWVQRELLQLTGDPYASMLPVVFTCGLGLVADGVSTTDFSFGTLGRVRSQTPQTLLDLQVHEDVKGLHLTADYVTQALDAQRVQDAISAVAQRICDCAERVHGAQAAADGVGDGAAAAGGVAGAAASITASADQLATSPAANPATVLADQPTADTTPVTAASAADLTGPAADLYAQIAPLWEAALEGVAVTLDSNFFKEGGDSLRATMVTRQVQDTTGREVDLRILLTNPTLRDYLQAVSAMPAATATEVGELDDYPNSPGSPDRAGAGVVVGTLPHGGDQADSSLADADLEEGTL; the protein is encoded by the coding sequence GTGTCTAACCTCGGTGACAACTCTGCCCAGCTATACGCGTCCAACCCCCTGGTCTCCCCCCTCTGGGAGAAAACCCAACAGACCCCCAACGACATAGCACTCCGCTTCATCACCGGCACCACCCCGGACGACGTTGATGAGTGGACCTGGGCAGAATTCCTCCACGGAATCTCCACCGCGCAAGCAGACCTCCGCGCTGCCGGCATCACCGCCGGCGACCGCGTCATGATGATCCTCCCCGCCAGCGCAGACTACCTCCTCACCTTCTGGGCCCTCATCACCATCGGTGCCCAACCCGTCTCCGTCCCCGTCACCCCCGAAGCCCCGCTCGCCGCCGGCATCCCCACCCTCCGGCACATCGCCGCCAACTGCGGCCCGGCTGCACTCCTCACCACCCCCGCCAAACAGCAGGAACTCGTCACCCACCAACAGAGCGACACCACCCTGCTCCCCGGCCTCACCGTCCTCACCCCCCACTACCAGCGGCCCACCCACCCCCACCTGCCCGCCAGCCTGGACGACCTCGCCCCCCACCCTGTCGGCCCCGACACCGTCGTCTACGTGCAGTACTCCTCCGGCTCCACCGGCAAACCCAAGGGCGTCCTCGACACCTACCGCTGCATCCTCTGGCAGCTCGACGTCATGCGCATCACCTGGAACAGCGACACCCCGCCCGTCTCCATCTCCTGGCTCCCCCTCCACCACGACATGGGCATCGTCTGGGGCATCTTCGACATCCTCTGCCTCGGCGGCTGCGCCGGCTACATCCCCACCGCCCTCTTCGCCAAAAACCCCACCATCTGGGTCAACGCCATGAGCACCTACAAGTGCGGGATGACGGCCGCCCCCGACACCATGTGGCGCACTATCTGCGGCCTCTACCAGGACCCCGCCCGCCGCGCCGGACTGGACTTCTCCAGCCTCCGCCTGGCCGTTGACGGTTCCGAACCCGTCAACACCACCACCCAACCCCTCCTCGCCGCCACCTTCGGGGAATGCGGATGGACCTCCACCACCCTCACCCCCATGTACGGTCTGGCCGAAGGTGGCCTCGCCATGTCCGGCCACCCGGGCCCGCGGGAAGCCGTCTGCGTCCACTTCGACGCCCCCACCGCCGCCCGCGGCCAGATCGTCCCCGCCGACCTGAACCCGAACGACCCCGCCCAACGCACCCTCTACTCGGTGGGAGACAACTTCTTCGGTGGCGACATGCGCATCGTCAACCCCGACACCTGCCAGGTGCTGGGCGATTGCCAGGTGGGCGAAGTGTGGTTCCGCGGCGATGTGGCCGCCGGCTACCTGGGCAACCCTGCCCTTACCGACGCCACCTTCCACGCTCGCACCGCCGACGATGACGGCCCCTACCTGCGCACCGGCGACTACGGCTTCCTCTGCGACGGCAACCTCTACATCTCCGGGCGCCTCTCCAACACCATTATTGTGGGCGGCGAAAACTACTTCCCCAGCGACATCGAAGAGCTGGTAGCCACCGCCAACCTGGGCTTCACCACCGCACAATGCTGCGCCACCCAGCCCGACATCGACGGTCCCTGGTACCTGGTGATGGGAGAAGCCGCCGACATCGACACTCTTGACCGCACCGCCTACTCGGGCCTCCTGTCCCGCGCCATCGCCCGCTCCATCGGCAAACAACCCGCCACAGTGCTGTGGACCGACAATGCCCTTCCGCGTACGAGCTCCGGCAAGATCGCCCGCGGCGAGGTGGCACAGTTGGCATTGCAGATTCTGGCTAAGCAGCAGGGAGACAGCTCCACCGCGCACTACGCCAATGCGGGCGGGCGCGGCACTAGCGGCGCGAGCAATGGCAGCGATGACGGTGCCGAGGGTGCCGACAGTGAGGACCCTGACGGGGAAGCCGGCAGTAGGAACAGCGCCGCCGCAGCAGCAACCGACCTCACCCAGCATCCGGTAGTGGTGCAACTGGCCGACCAGCTGAGCTGCCCGCCGGACGCCGTCGACCTGCGTGCTGATGTCTCCGAGTTGGGCCTCACTTCGCTGGCCGTCAACGAATTTCTCAGCTGGGCTGGCCATACTGGGCACACCCTAGACCCGGTAGAAGTGTGGGAGAACCCTACTGTCGGCGCCTGGATGGACCTCTACGACCTGGCCGCCGCAGCCACCGCACAGCAAGGTGATGCCGCGGACGGCACCCAGGGTGGTGACGCTGCGAACACCAGTGCGGGCACCGCTACCACCAGCATCACCCGTCCCGATGGTGCCGCCAACGCAGCCCCTGACGCAGCCATCAGCACCCCCACAGACCTGCAAAAGTCCTACCTGGTAGGGGCAGACCCCAGCCAACCCTGGGGTGGCATCGACTGCCTGGCCTACGCCGAATTCCAGCCCAACCTGGGCACTCTCACCCCCGCAGACTTCTACGCCGCCCTCCGTGAGGCCGTCACCCTTGTCGACCAAGAACCGGCCCTTCACACCGCCCTCCCCACCACTGAGACCACCTGCTACGCTGACCGCCCAGCTCCCGACGTCGCCGTCATTGACCTCACCGGTGTGGCCGCCGACCAGCTAGCCGCCGCCCGGGAAGAACTTCGCCACGTCTACCTGCACCGCCACTTCGACACCCCGCAGGGGGAAAACTGGGCGCTGGCCGTCAGCACCCTCCCCGATGGCACCACCACCGTGCACGTCGCCCTCTCGCTTATCGCGGCCGACATTGTGGGCGTAGGCGAGATTCTCGCGCGCCTCGATGCCGCCCTCCAGGGGGACACCGAGCGCGCCTTCCCGCCGCACGCCCACCACACCGCTACCGGCCGGGCAGCCGCCGAACGCGCCGGAACCCATCACCCTGCCGGCAGCATCACTTCAGACGCCGCTGGCACCACCCCCAACCCCGCCGCCGCCCCCATCCCAGCCCGCGGCCTCCCGTTGCCCCCCGACGTCCCCACCCTCGACACCGGCAGCACCCACCCCAACCCGCAGGTCACCCGCTTTACCCACGCGTTCACCACCCCTCAGTGGCAGGCCCTCAGCGCCACCGCCCGTACCCTCGGCACCACCCCCGCCGGGATCACCCTCGCCTGCTATGACGCCATCCTGCGCCGCTGGTCCAGCCGGGACGACTTCCTCGTCACCCTCACCACCATTAATGCTCCGCAGCCCGGGCATGTGGCCGAACGCACCATCGCTGTCGCCCACCGCGCCCACTGCACCCTCGGCGGCCCCTGGGCAGACACCCTCGTCGCCGTCCGCACAGACCTCCGCGCCGGAATCGCTAACCCCACCCCACTGGGGGTCGAACTGCGCCACGCCCTCGCCTCCCCCGCCGGACACACCGGCCTGTCGCCCTTCATCTTCACCTACTCGGCGGACCGCCCGCTCCTGGCCGAACCCCTCAGCGTGCTGGGCGCCCCCACCGAACTGCGCTCCACCACCCCCCAGGTGCTCATCGACTGCCAGGTGGTGAACGTGTCTGGGCACGTAACGCTCTCCTGCGACATCCGCACCGACGGTATCCGCGCCGACGTCGCCGCCCAAATGTTCCAGGCGCTGGTGGACCTCATCACCCTGCAGTGCGCCGGCCACCCCCAGCAGCTAGCCCAACGCCCCCTCATCGACCTGATACCGCTCCCCGCCGCCACCCGCACCCAGCGGGAGGCAGCCAACAGCAGTGCCCCCGTCACCACCAGCAGCCTCCTCTACACCCCCTTCCGGGAGAACGTGCAGAAGCAGCCCAAGGCGGTGGCCGTAGTGTGGGCGCCAGAGGACCAGCCCGCCGACAAAACCGCCGGCGACCCCCTGGGCTATAACCGCCGCGGCTACCTCACCTACCAGGAGCTGGACTGTATGGCCCGCCGCCTGGCCGCCAAGCTGATCCCGCTCACCCGCCCCAACCAGGTCATCGGCATCCAGCTGCCGAAGGGCCCCTGCCAGGTGATCGCTACCCTAGGTGTGCTGTATGCCGGCTGCACCTACCTACCCATTGGCCTGCACCAGCCGGAGGAACGCTTGCGCGCTATCGCGAACTCCGCGGGGATGGAGATTGTGCTGCGCCGGGAGGATATGGCGGAGTTGATCTCCGACGAGCTGGGTGGACGTCCCCGCCCCACCTGCCACCAGGCTATTCCGCGGGTGGTGGAGGCGAACGAGCTGGCCTACATCATCTACACGTCGGGCTCTACCGGCACCCCGAAGGGGGTGGCGATTCGCCACTACAGTGCACTCAACACTTGCCTGGACGTCAATGCCCGCAACCAGGTGACTGCCAAGGACAACTGTTTGGCCATCTCCGCTCTGGAATTTGACCTGTCCGTCTACGACATTTTCGGTATGCTCGCCGCCGGCGGCACCATTGTGTGCATTGGTGACGAATCCCGCCGTGATGCCTTCCGCTGGGCCGACCTGGTGAAGCGTTTCCGCGTCACCATCTGGAATACCGTGCCGGGGCTGGGCGAAATGCTCTATGCAGCTGCCCTGGGCAGCCAGCTACCGAGCCTGCGCCGCTTCTACTTCTCCGGCGATTGGATCGCCATGGATCTGCCGAAACGCCTGGCCACCATCAGCCCGGACGCCACCTGCATTTCGATGGGTGGGGCGACGGAGGGGTCCATCTGGTCCAACGAGTATGTGGTGACGGATGTGGACTTCCCCGCAGACTGGACGTCCATTCCCTACGGTGGCCCACTGACCGGCCAAAAGTACCGGGTGGTGAACCCGAATGTGCCCGGTTTCCCCGACCAGCCGGACTATGTGCCGGGTGAGCTGTGGATTGGTGGCGCCGGGGTAGCCGCAGGCTACTTTGGCCAGCCGGAGTTGACCGCGGAACGCTACCCGATGGATGAGCAGGGCGAGCACTGGTACCGTACCGGAGATCTGGGCGAGTACCACACGGATGGGTTGATCTTCTTTGTGGGCCGCATGGATACCCAGGTGAAGATTCGTGGCCACCGGGTGGAGTGCGGCGAGGTGGAGCACGCCTGCCGCGCCTTGACCGGGGTGGAAACCGCTATTGTGGTGCCAATCCGGAAGAATTCCGCCTTGGGTGCGGTGTTGGTGACGGGTGCGACTGGCGCTAAGCCTGGCTCCGAGCCTGGCTCTGCGGATGGGGCTGCTGCGGTGGCTGCAGAGGTGCAGTTGGCGGACCCGGCCCATTTACGGGCGCAGCTGGCAACCAAACTGCCGGACTATATGGTGCCGGCGGTGGTGATGCCGCGGGAGAGCCTGCCACATACCCCGAATGGGAAGATTGACCGGCGCCTGTTGGCGACCGAGTTGGAAAGCTACCAGCATGAGCAGGCTACCGGCCATAAGGGTGCCGCGGCAGCTACGGAGACCCCGATCGCCGGCGCCACAAGTGCCCCGACCGTTGGCACTGCTGGCGCCACTGTTAGCGCTACCGCTGCCCGCGCGGACGGTAGTACCATCGCCGCGGAAAACACGCCCGGTGTAGTGGGCGTCCCGCAGCTGGACAGTTTCGAGCAGCAGGTTGTCAATGCGTGGGCGGCTGTCCTGGGAGAGGAACCGGAAGTGCTTGCCACCCAGTTGGCAGCCGAACGAGCCGGTACCCAGCCGGTGAACTTCTTCGCCTTGGGCGGAGATTCGTTGGCCGCCACCACTGTTGCCACTTCGCTTGTGCAGGCAGGCTGCCAGGTGACGGTGGCGGACCTGTTCGCCGCACCCACGCTAGAAGCCTTCATTGTGCGGGCCCGCGGTAAGCTCACCGCCACCCCAACTGCCACCCAAGATGCAGCCCCGGCAGCCGCCTCGGCCGTCGCCCCAGCTGCCCCGACTACCGTGGCGCCTACCGCCGTCTCGGAACCGGCGGCCCCCACAGCCACCCCGCTGAGTGGCACTAGTTTCCCCCTCACCAGTCTCCAACAGGCCTACGCCCTCGGTGCCGATGGAGTCCGCGGCATCACCTGCACCACCCCCGCAGTGGGCGTCATCATCTCCAGTGGTGACGGCTCCGCCCTGGACCCGCAGCGCTTCGCCACTCTCATCGCCGAGCTCACCGCCGCCTGGGAACCGCTGCGCTGCGTCCGCTCCGGCGATAACGAACAAGCTGTTGTGGATGCGGCCACTGTTCCGGCTGCCGCGCCGGTGCTCACCCTCCGCGCCCCCACTGGCGCGGACCTCACCACCGACAGTGGGGTGGAGGCCGCCCTGGCCGCCCTCCGTGCGGAACTTTCCGGCCAGCGCATCCCCCTCGATGCGGTGCCGATGGTGCAGGTGGTTGCGGTAGAGGGCCTCACCACCCACGTGGGCCTCTCCATGAACTACCTGGGGCTGGATGCCCGTTCGATTGGCGTTCTCTTCAACACCATCCTGGATCGCTACGAGGGAGCGGCCGACACATTCCCGGTGGACCCGTCAGCTCAACCCTTCTACGAGTATGTGCAGCGGGAGCTAGCCGCCGGGACAGTCGGCTACTCTGCCGATCACGCCACCGGCTACTCTGCAGACGCCCGCCCCCAGCAGCTGCCGCCCGCCCCCAGCCTCCCCGTCACCACCAAAAAGTGGACCGCTACCAGCGACGCCCGCTTCTCCTCCCTGCACACCCAGCTGTCCGTGGCAGACACCCGCGCCCTGCAGACCGCCGCCGCCCACGCCGGCGTCACCGTCTCCGCCGTGGTCCTCCAGGCCTACGGTGCCGTCATCGCCGCCTCCAGTGGCCTCGACGTGTGCGGTATCAGCGTGCCGATCTCGCAGCGGCCCAGCACCAACACCGCCCAGCAAGGCAGCCGGGAGGTCCTCGGCAACTTCACCGAACTTGCCCTCTGTACCTTGGGTACGGAAAGCTCCGTCACCGACGTCCACCGCACCTTGGGGCATATCGGCGACGGCACCCTCCCCAACAGCAGGGACATTGCCCGCGCCGGGCGCGCCGCCTACCCGGTGGTCTTTACCTCCACTACCGGTGTGGCCGCCCTCCACCGCAGTGGTACCCTCACCCCCAGTTGGGTCCTCACCCGTACCCCCGGTGTGCAACTGGACTGCCAGGTTAGCATGGTGGGCGACCAGCTGGAACTGCGCTGGGACTACCCGGTGGAGTATGTGCACGCGCAGCGCCTCCACCACCTCTTCACCCGCTTTGTGGACCAGGTAACGGCGTTCAGCGCCGACCCTGCCCCCAACGAGCTCGACACCGAGCTGGCCGACCTCGCCCAGCAGCTCGCCACCAGCCAGCCCCCCAGCCCGCAGCAGATTATGGCTGCGGCCCTAGAACACCTGGATACGCATACGGAGGGCATCCAGCACACGCCGTCCCGCACCCCGCTGCCGCAGTATGTGCCGTTGGTGGAACTGTGGCGCAACCGGGTGCAGGATGTGGACGTAGCGCAGGCGCCTCTCACCGCCGATGCCCGCCGGACCGGCACCTGGCTGGCCGACGCGCTCTGTGGTGGTTTCGACGCCACGGACATCATTGGCCACCCGGTACTGAGCCCGCAGGCGCTGCTGGTGCACGACCCGGCGGCCGCCAGCATCGTCACCGATATTGCCCACCTGCTGGCCCAGAAAGCCGAGCAGCTGGGGAGGCCCGTGTCCGTTGTCGAGTTGGGGTCCGGTACGGGGCTGGTCCGCACACTCATCGAGCGGGAGTTGACCCCCACGGGTGCCGCCGGGGCGAGTGTTGACGTGTCCTGGCAGTCCGTGGAGCGGGATGCGCACTGGCGGAAATCCGCCACCACCCACAATGAAATGCCCCTGGAGGCCCTCTCCGATATTCCCGCAGACGTGGTGCTGGCGGTGGGGTCCCTCCACCGCGACCCGCGCCTGGTGCGGGATGTGGCGCAGGTGCCCACCCTGCGGGAGGCGGAAGTTGTGGTGGTGGAGACCACCGAGCTGTCCGATGCTGCCCTGGTGAGTGCCGCCGTCATCGACCCGACGCTGCTGGAATCTGCCGCCACGGTACTGCAGAATGCGGGCCAGTGGTGGATGAACCTGACCACCGCCGGCTGGCAGCCCTACGCCATGTCTACCCCCGCCAGCTACATTTGTGTGCTGCAGGGGAAGCGAGAGGAGGCGACCGCCGCGGAGCTGTGCCCGCTCCACGCGGATACTGCGGCAGGCAGTGGCCTGCCGGAACCGGAGCTGTCGCCGGAGGAACTGGCAGCCGCCCGCACGGTGCTGGAGGCGTGGCACAGTGTGCTACCCGATGCCGCCAGCCTGCAGGTGGAAAACCCGGCAAACCTTTCCGCGGACTTCTTCGCCCTAGGTGGGGATTCGTTAGCGGCCACCCGAGTGCTACAGCAGTTGAAGCAGGCCGGCTACCAGACGTTGCGTCTGGTGGATCTCTTCAATACGCCGGAACTTAGTGAGCTGGCAGTGCTCCTGTCCAAGATGGAGAGGGTGACGGTGGATACGGATGGTGACGGTGCCGCCGACGACTCTCACCCGGCCACGCACCCCCTAACCGGTGTGCAGCAGGCCTACCTAGCCGGCCGGTCCGACGCCCACATTCTGGGCGGCGTGGCCTCCCACTGCTACTACGAGTTCACCACCACCAGCCTCGACCGCACGGCGTTCGCCCAGGCCATCACCACCGTGGTGGATGCGCACGACGAGCTCCGCGCCCTCATTGTGGACGGCCAGGCCACCATCCAACCGGCCACCCCCGCCCACATCCTCACCACCGTGGAGGACCCGCGGGCAGCCACCGAGGCAGAAACCCCCGACCCCACCCAGCAGGTGGGCATGGTGGTGCGCCTGAGCCCCGCCGACGTGCCGGGACCCGTCACCATTTCCATCGGCATGGATAACCTCATCCTGGACGGCGCCAGCATGATGCTGGTGCTGCAGGAAATCGACGCCACCTACCGGGAACTGGCTGCCGGCCAGCCGGCCAGCCTCCCGCAGGAAAGCCTCTCCTTCGGTGCCTATTTGGCTACCCACCAGGAGGCCCTGGATCCCGCCGACATCACCGACCCGGCTGCCGCTCACCGGGTAGCCGAGGCACGCGCCTATTGGAGTAGCGAAGTAGCAACCCTGCCAGCCGCCCCACAGATCGCCGAGCGCGCCCAGGTGGTGGCCATCCGGGAGCCGAAGATCGATCGTGTATCCGCCGATGTGCCGGCCGAACTGTGGGCCGCCGCCCAGCAGGCCGCGAAGCAGTCCCGGGTTACCGCCGCCAGCCTGGTGTTGGCCGCCTACGCAGTGGAGTTGGGGCAGTGGTCGGGAAGCAGTGACTTCACCGTCAACGTCACTCTCTTTGACCGGGATATGTCGGTGCCGGGTGTGAACCGGGTGGTGGGGGACTTCACCTCGCTGACCCCGGTTGCCTGCCGGGTGCTGCCGGGCGACAGTCTCGCAAAGGTGGCGCGTGCCATCCAGCAGACCCTGGCGAGTGTGCGAGACTATGATGCCGCCGGCGCCCTGTGGGTGCAGCGTGAACTCTTGCAGCTGACAGGCGACCCGTATGCCTCCATGCTGCCGGTGGTATTCACCTGCGGCCTGGGTTTGGTGGCGGACGGTGTGTCCACCACCGACTTCAGTTTTGGCACGCTGGGCCGCGTCCGTTCGCAGACTCCACAGACCCTGTTGGACTTGCAGGTGCATGAAGATGTGAAGGGCCTCCACCTGACGGCCGATTACGTTACCCAAGCACTGGACGCGCAGCGGGTGCAGGATGCTATTAGTGCAGTGGCACAGCGTATCTGTGACTGTGCGGAACGTGTGCATGGTGCACAGGCTGCCGCTGATGGTGTTGGTGACGGAGCTGCTGCTGCAGGCGGTGTTGCTGGTGCCGCCGCCTCGATAACCGCCTCCGCCGACCAGCTGGCGACGTCCCCCGCCGCCAACCCGGCGACAGTCCTAGCTGACCAGCCCACCGCGGATACCACCCCTGTCACAGCTGCCTCCGCCGCCGACCTCACCGGCCCGGCCGCAGACCTCTACGCGCAGATCGCCCCCCTCTGGGAGGCCGCCCTGGAGGGTGTCGCTGTCACCCTCGACAGCAACTTCTTTAAAGAGGGTGGGGACTCCCTGCGCGCCACCATGGTGACCCGCCAAGTGCAGGACACCACCGGGCGCGAAGTGGACCTTCGTATCCTCCTCACTAACCCAACGTTGCGTGACTACCTGCAGGCCGTGTCCGCCATGCCGGCCGCAACCGCCACGGAGGTGGGCGAACTGGACGACTACCCCAACTCGCCCGGCTCCCCAGATCGGGCCGGTGCCGGCGTTGTTGTGGGCACCCTGCCACATGGCGGCGACCAGGCCGACTCTTCCCTTGCTGATGCCGACCTTGAAGAAGGAACTCTGTGA